The region GATTGACTGCGACGTCCTTCGCGCAGACGGCGGCACCCGCACCGCCAGCATCACGGGCGCCTGCGTGGCCGTGGCCCTCGCCATGCAAAAACTCATGCTGGAAGCGGGCCTCGCCCACAACCCTCTTAAAAAATTCGTGAGCGCCATCAGCGTGGGAGTCTTCGACGGCCAAGTCGTCCTCGACCTCGACTACCCGGAGGACAAAGACGCCAGCGTGGACGCGAACCTCGTCTTCACCGAAGACCTCGAATTCGTCGAACTCCAGTCGAGCGGGGAAGAAGCCACCTTCAGCCAAAGCCAGCTCGACGAAATGCTCGCCCTCGGCAAAAAAGGGGCCCAAGAAATCACCGGCCTGCAAAAAGAAGCGGTCTCACAAGCCCTCGCTGCCTCCACCAACCACGAGCTGCAAAAGCTGGCCCAGTATTTCAAGCCCTCCTAATACCAAGCTGCCCCAGAAGCGGCGAGAAGAGCGCTCAAAATCCTTGAACGCGAGCGGGCAACATCCCCTAGCCCCTCCCCTCATCAGCCCGTAT is a window of Verrucomicrobiota bacterium DNA encoding:
- the rph gene encoding ribonuclease PH, whose protein sequence is MSRPDGRSLDQLRPITFQSGIAPHADGSVLVSFGQTQVICAACIQKGVPRWMLQQNVPGGWLTAEYSMLPYATLERKPRDISRGKLDGRSSEIQRLIGRSLRAVVDLKKLGQRTLWIDCDVLRADGGTRTASITGACVAVALAMQKLMLEAGLAHNPLKKFVSAISVGVFDGQVVLDLDYPEDKDASVDANLVFTEDLEFVELQSSGEEATFSQSQLDEMLALGKKGAQEITGLQKEAVSQALAASTNHELQKLAQYFKPS